The following nucleotide sequence is from Terriglobales bacterium.
GGAGATGGTGGAGCGGGCGCTGGCCTCCGAGTCGGGGCCGCCCATCGAGGTGCTCTCCGCCCGCCCTGAGTGGATCGAGTTGCTGGTGCCCTGCGAGCGCCAGGCCGCCGAGCGCATCCAGGACTTCCTCTTGCAAGCCAAGTCCGACCTGCCCCAGGAGGTGCGCGAGGCCGTGGGCCAGGCCTTCCGCGAGTTGCTGCTCAACGCCATCGAGTGGGGCGGCGACCTGGACCCCAACCAGAAGGTACGCATCTCCTGCCTGCGCACCCAGCGCATGATCCTCTACCGCATCGCTGACCCCGGGCGCGGCTTCCGCTTCGAAGGGCTGACCCACGCCGCCGTCAGCAATCCTCCCGACAGCCCCATCGAGCACCTGCGCGTGCGCGACGAGAAGGGCCTGCGCCCCGGCGGCTTCGGCATCCTGCTGACCCGCGCGGTGGTGGACGAGTTGCTCTACAACGAGGCCCAGAACGAAGTCGCCTTCGTCAAGTACCTGGACGGCGGGCCCAAGAGCTAGGGTTCACGGGTCCAAGTTCGCGCCAAAATAAAACGACCCACGGCTTTGCCGGCCGTGGGTCGCCGGTGGTCTGTTGGGATTGCCCAGGCGGCCGCTCCCTTACACTCGAGGACCGCGGCGACACTCCCTGAACCATCGGAAGTTCGCGCTGACGCAGAGCAGACCGCTCTAGGTCACAGCCACCTCACTAGGTCTCGGGCAACTATCAGAACTCGACATTGCTGGACCACCTCCTTTCCAGTGTAGGGCGAGCGTACCCCGATTCCGGGCTCCGGGCAAGCCACTTTTGGGGAGAGCCTGAGCCGGCTGTCCCTTTAGGCTCAAGCACATCGCGGTCACCCATCACTGACCCCTGTGACGCCCCTCACCGCGCCCCGGCCCGGGCGGCGGGAACATAAGGGGTCGCCTGGTGCGACAGGAACGGGGCGTGTCATGAAAAAGGTCATGATCCTCGGTGCCGCCGGCAGAGACTTTCACAACTTCAACGTGGTCTTCCGCCATGATCCCAGCTACCAGGTCGTGGCCTTCACCGCCACCCAGATCCCCGACATCGCGGGCCGCCAATATCCCTACGAACTCTCCGGGCTGCTCTATCCCAACGGCATCCCCATCGTGGAAGAGCGCGACCTGGAAAAGGTGATCCGGGAGCGCGGGGTGGAGGTCGCGGTTTTCTCCTATAGCGACATCTCCCACGTGAACCTCATGCACCTGGCCTCGCGGGTGGTGGCGGCGGGCGCGGACTTCTGGCTGTTGGGCGCGGAGCGCACCCAGTTGCAGGCGAAGGTGCCGGTGATCTCGGTGTGCGCGGTGCGCACCGGCTGCGGCAAGAGCCCGGTGT
It contains:
- a CDS encoding response regulator produces the protein MTKVVPPSGSKKILVADDDRALRSMLASMLERAGFSVTAAGDGAEALAHIKHRKFDLVLLDVWMPNMTGLEVLARLKDKPGKPKVIVMTGDNTPETLLNAVREQAYQYINKPFSAKGVVEMVERALASESGPPIEVLSARPEWIELLVPCERQAAERIQDFLLQAKSDLPQEVREAVGQAFRELLLNAIEWGGDLDPNQKVRISCLRTQRMILYRIADPGRGFRFEGLTHAAVSNPPDSPIEHLRVRDEKGLRPGGFGILLTRAVVDELLYNEAQNEVAFVKYLDGGPKS
- a CDS encoding GTPase encodes the protein MKKVMILGAAGRDFHNFNVVFRHDPSYQVVAFTATQIPDIAGRQYPYELSGLLYPNGIPIVEERDLEKVIRERGVEVAVFSYSDISHVNLMHLASRVVAAGADFWLLGAERTQLQAKVPVISVCAVRTGCGKSPV